From one Ammospiza nelsoni isolate bAmmNel1 chromosome 14, bAmmNel1.pri, whole genome shotgun sequence genomic stretch:
- the AQP9 gene encoding aquaporin-9 isoform X2 has protein sequence MALGCGCVGQAVLSRGVHGGPMTVSVGFAMAVTIAVYVSGGISGGHINPAVSLAMCVTGRLKWTKLPIYILAQFLGAFVGAAAVFGIYYNAFMEYSNGKLEVTGPNATAQIFATYPAPYLSLVNGFADQVMSTAVLLLAIFAIFDTKNISVPKGLEPIAVGLLIIVLTCSLGMNSGCAMNPARDLGPRLFTAVAGWGMEVFTAGNNWWWVPVVAPLLGGVLGAMTYIIFIEIHHSDHQPGEENDVHTKYELTNMA, from the exons gctctgggctgtgggtgtgtgggCCAGGCCGTGCTGAGCCGCGGAGTGCATGGAGGGCCCATGACAGTGTCGGTGGGTTTTGCCATGGCAGTCACCATAGCAGTGTACGTGTCCGGGGGCATTTCTG gtGGTCACATAAACCCAGCTGTTTCATTAGCCATGTGCGTGACTGGAAGATTAAAATGGACCAAATTACCAATTTACATATTAGCACAATTCCTGGGAGCATTCGTTGGAGCAGCGGCTGTCTTTGGGATTTATTACA aTGCCTTTATGGAGTACAGCAATGGAAAACTTGAAGTCACAGGACCAAATGCAACAGCACAGATCTTTGCAACATATCCAGCTCCCTATCTGTCCCTTGTAAATGGATTTGCAGATCAG GTGATGTCAACAGCTGTTCTTCTTCTGGCTATATTTGCTATTTTTGACACCAAAAATATCAGTGTTCCTAAGGGCCTGGAGCCAATTGCAGTAGGACTTCTTATAATTGTTCTTACTTGCTCCTTGGGAATGAACAGTGGCTGTGCCATGAACCCAGCCAGGGATCTTGGCCCAAGGCTCTTCACAGCCGTTGCAGGATGGGGGATGGAAGTATTCAC GGCTGGTAATAATTGGTGGTGGGTTCCTGTAGTTGCACCTCTGCTGGGAGGTGTACTTGGAGCAATGACCTATATCATTTTTATTGAAATTCATCACTCAGATCATCagccaggagaagaaaatgatgTGCACACTAAATATGAATTGACCAATATGGCATAA